The stretch of DNA CAAAGGTCGAGTGTTCGTTTCTTGGTTCACCGGGGGGCCGAAGGAGCCTGCTCCGGAGAACACCGTCTTGCTCTGTTACAGCGATGACGGCGGCTCGACCTTCACGCTTCCTCGGGCGATGGCCGGGCCCCGCGACGGCTCGCGCGCTTTCGATCCGACGCTGTGGATCGATCCGCTCGGTCGGCTTTGGTACATCTTCAATCGGGGTAACAAGGACGCCGCCGTGCATGATGTGCATGCCCGCATCTGCGAAGCTCCCGACGCGAAGCCTCCGGTGTTCGGCGCTGAGTTCCGCGTCGGCTACCACGCTCCGTGCAGCTTCCGGATGAACAAGCCGACCGTGCTCTCCACCGGCGAGTGGATCATGCCCGTGACGCACGCCGCCGAACCGATTCACGAATGGTTCGCCGGGCCGAAGCAACTGCAAGGCGTCGGAATCTCCACCGACCAAGGGAAGACCTGGAAGCTCCATGGCTCGCTCCAAGCGCCGAACTGGGCTTTGGAGTGCATGATCATTGAGCAGCGCGATGGTCGGCTCCGGCTGTTGACCCGCACCGGGGGCGGCTTCCTGTGGGAGAGCTACTCCACCGATCGGGGGCGAACCTGGAGCGCAGCCCAAGCGAGCAAGATCGCCAATCCCGGCTCGCGCTTCTTTATCCGGCGCCTGTCCTCCGGTAATCTGCTGCTGGTGAACCACCACAACTTCAAAGGTCGTAGTCACCTCACCGCGCAATTATCCACCGACGACATCCCGACGGAGTTCAAGACGCCGACGGCCTGATCTGGATCGTCTACGATCGCGATCGCCAGGGAGCCGGTGAGATCCTGCTGGCGAAGTTTCGCGAGGCCGACGTCGCCGCAGGCAAGGATGTCTCCGGAACCGTGAACCTGAAACGTCTCGTCGATAAGCTGGGCAGGCCGTCTGCGAA from Planctomycetia bacterium encodes:
- a CDS encoding glycoside hydrolase: MKNFLVGFLLLLCATSAVAQQATAQPLSSTASAAIREPEVPLRTWQGIPGLERTAKGRVFVSWFTGGPKEPAPENTVLLCYSDDGGSTFTLPRAMAGPRDGSRAFDPTLWIDPLGRLWYIFNRGNKDAAVHDVHARICEAPDAKPPVFGAEFRVGYHAPCSFRMNKPTVLSTGEWIMPVTHAAEPIHEWFAGPKQLQGVGISTDQGKTWKLHGSLQAPNWALECMIIEQRDGRLRLLTRTGGGFLWESYSTDRGRTWSAAQASKIANPGSRFFIRRLSSGNLLLVNHHNFKGRSHLTAQLSTDDIPTEFKTPTA